One genomic window of Gemmatimonadota bacterium includes the following:
- the tsaE gene encoding tRNA (adenosine(37)-N6)-threonylcarbamoyltransferase complex ATPase subunit type 1 TsaE, with amino-acid sequence MTAPVLDLAALQAAGAALGASLPSGSVVWLEGELGSGKTTLTRAILEGRGVTTPGASPTYALVHHHEGPHGSVYHLDCYRLRHPDQAADLDWESLATADLLLIEWPERAGAWAPPPTHRIHLAHVDEDTRSLEVI; translated from the coding sequence ATGACAGCACCGGTGCTCGACCTCGCCGCGCTGCAGGCGGCCGGTGCGGCGCTCGGCGCGTCGCTGCCGAGCGGGAGCGTGGTCTGGCTCGAAGGAGAACTCGGTAGCGGCAAGACCACACTCACCCGCGCGATCCTCGAGGGCCGCGGCGTCACCACGCCGGGCGCCTCGCCTACGTACGCGCTGGTCCATCATCACGAGGGACCGCACGGCTCGGTGTATCATCTGGACTGCTATCGACTGCGCCACCCCGATCAGGCGGCCGACCTCGACTGGGAATCGCTCGCCACGGCCGACCTGCTGCTGATCGAATGGCCCGAGCGGGCGGGCGCCTGGGCGCCGCCGCCGACGCATCGCATCCACCTCGCGCATGTGGATGAGGACACGCGCTCCCTGGAGGTCATCTGA